The Rosa rugosa chromosome 3, drRosRugo1.1, whole genome shotgun sequence sequence tagatgatcatatcaccggttactgttacggttactattacatttacactgctTTTGTGACAtgtgcagtgcagcgatgtcgttcgacatcaagtcacatcctggTTACCTTTCATTCTAGATGCGTCTGTGCGTCTGATTATCCTTTATTatagatgcgtctgtgcatctcgtttttctttattgttttatttcgaTGCTCTTGCATTACTCCATGTAACCTTTTGTTATCATTTAATATAGTCTGTCGTCTTtccttcaacaaaaaaaaaagttgtaaaATTATATTGTAGATGGACCAAAGTACACAACATAAAAATTATGATAGATCATAATCTTTTTTGTATTACTAAATTAGATGATCAATCACAAACACTCGATACTTTCAGAGTTCTTTAGAAACATTTGCTAACATTAGTTGGTCCACTAATTAGATTTGGAGCAAACTCTGGATTTGCCTGTAATACATCATTTATGTTCCAAATAATCACTCTGGATTTTAATGAAATTGGTTTATATGTGGAAGAATTGGTCCGAAGCCATTAGGTGATGAGGTGGCAGtaaaggaggaggaagaggatgaaTGTAGTACAAAAGCTGGTAAAATACGTACAAAAAGTCCAATCCTGTGGGCAAAAATACATGATGATTGCATTGCATACATTACAGTCATTTGTTTTATtattctagagagagaaaacacACAAGAGGAgtctctagagagagagagagagtctgaagAGTGTTTCAGAAGCTCAGTGCTTCCCTGATTTTGAggtacagagagagagagagagagagagagaggagtggaGTGCAAgtttcacagagagagagagagacacacacacagcgcttgtcatttcttttctttctttactgCATTTGGGGCCTTCTCTCTTTCAAaaaccatcatcatcctcaagTTTTCCAGAGCAGTGCTGAAACAGACGCACAAAAGCCAGGTGGGTTTTTCTTCTTCACTCATTGTTTCAATCCAATGTTGGGTTTTGCTAGTTTCAATTCGATCTtttgctttctgggttttgcgCGATTCAGCTGAAAGATTCGAGCTTTATGATTTTCTGTTGGGCATTGACTGTGCATGTTTAATCTGATTTTTGAGGGATTTCTCTGTGCATTTCTTATCTGGGTTTTGTTATTATTAAgtggatgttttttttttttttttggctaattGATTAATGATATTGAGGGATTCATCCCCCCTTCCCCTCTTCATTTCGATTTATTGCCAAAGAAATTAATTTTCCACTTTACATTTGATTTGACATTTCTCTGTCATTTCAGACAACCCTTCAATGCTTTTAATCAACCCCCACTTTATCAGTGCGTGAACTAATGTTGATATTATTGAACCACCGCCCCAGATTTTCTTTCATCTCAATCTTTGAAAGCCTTGTGTTGTTTATGTACGTCAGACGTTTAATCGTGTTTGTTGTATTTGTTTTGTGCAATGTAGCTCATGGATTGGCATGTTCTTGATGACTATAAGCTATTGTTTTGTGCAATGTAGCTCATGGATTGTCAATTTGTCATGTTCTACTATTACTATTGATTATTGATTAGTTATTGGTACAGAAAAAGAGGGCTTTTTGGTGCCCAATTGGGGATTTTGAGATAATGCTGAGGAAGAGGACCAGGTCAACTCAGAAGGATCAAGATCAACACCAAATGGGGCATCTGCCAATTTCTAATGCTGGGTCTGAGTCACATTTCGGGTCTGATGTTCTTGGACCAAATCTGAAAAGCAACTCTTTTTTTACTGTCCCTGGTCTGTTTGTGGGGTTGAGTCCTATAGGTTTAACAGATTCTGATTCAGTTAGGAGCCCAACTTCGCCTCTAGATTTCAGGGTGTTTTCGAATCTAGGCAGCCCCTTTAGGTCCCCAGGATCACCTCTTGATGGGCATAAGAGGAGCTGGGGCAGTAGTAAAGTAGGCTTAAGCATCATCGACTCTCTTGATGATGATGTCAAGTTTTCTGGGAAAGTTCCCAGATCATCAGAGAGTAAGAACATTCTTTTTGGACCTGGGATGAGGACTAAAACCCGAGATTCTCAATCCAATACCAATTCTATTGGGTCACCTAGATCTCTGCCTAAGAATTATGCAATTTTCCCTCATTCCAAAGTCAAGTCTCCTTTACAAGAGAGTAGCTCTGATGTTGTTTTTGAAATTGGAGAAACACCATCAGAACCTGAGTCATTTGGAAAAATAAGGTCTTGCTCACTGGATTCTGCTAGGACTTTTTCAACCCTATCAGGTTTAAGCAAGCTTAACCCCAATTCCACTACTGGAAATTTTTGCTTGGAGAATTTAAGCAACCCACAATTTATTGGAGGAAGCCCCAACTCAACCACCCAAATGACTGTTGGATCCATTGGTTCTGGAATTGGGTTTGTTGGGTCTCTCGCAGCGAGTGAGATTGAGCTTTCTGAGGATTATACTTGTGTAATTTCTCATGGTGCCAATCCCAAAACAACTCATATCTTTGGTGACTGCGTTTTGGGATGCCACTCTGAAGATTTGAGCAATTTTGGTAAGAATGAGAAGATGGAAATTGGATCACCTCAGCTGGCTACGAGCTTGGGGAGTTTTGTTCAGTACCCCTCAAACAATTTCCTGAGCTTCTGCTACTACTGTAACAAAGAACTGGAAGAGGGGAAAGACATTTTCATATACAGGTATGAAGCAGACATATCTACTAGCCTATTAATGAACAAAGCTTTGCCAAGTAGTTTTGAACTTCAGTATTTATATCATTTGATTTCCTGCAGGGGTGAGAAAGCATTTTGCAGTTTGAGTTGCCGCTCTGTGGAGATTTTGAATGATGAGGAATTGGAGCAGTGCGATGACGAATCTTCTGAAAAGCCTATTGAGTCAGATGATGGCAAGGAACTTTTTTTCGAAACTGGCCTCATTGCTGATAAATAAGAGATtactccaccaccaccaccaccaccaccaccaccacactATGTTTGATGAGACCTGTTGATAGAGGCAGACGCCCCTGATCA is a genomic window containing:
- the LOC133736959 gene encoding FCS-Like Zinc finger 10-like, translating into MLRKRTRSTQKDQDQHQMGHLPISNAGSESHFGSDVLGPNLKSNSFFTVPGLFVGLSPIGLTDSDSVRSPTSPLDFRVFSNLGSPFRSPGSPLDGHKRSWGSSKVGLSIIDSLDDDVKFSGKVPRSSESKNILFGPGMRTKTRDSQSNTNSIGSPRSLPKNYAIFPHSKVKSPLQESSSDVVFEIGETPSEPESFGKIRSCSLDSARTFSTLSGLSKLNPNSTTGNFCLENLSNPQFIGGSPNSTTQMTVGSIGSGIGFVGSLAASEIELSEDYTCVISHGANPKTTHIFGDCVLGCHSEDLSNFGKNEKMEIGSPQLATSLGSFVQYPSNNFLSFCYYCNKELEEGKDIFIYRGEKAFCSLSCRSVEILNDEELEQCDDESSEKPIESDDGKELFFETGLIADK